A single Ignavibacteriales bacterium DNA region contains:
- the rfbD gene encoding dTDP-4-dehydrorhamnose reductase — protein MDQIVFKTRILIFGANGSLGRRCAEVFQARPDIELLLCSANDRGLFPFGQFVQADATKPEEVKKIVASFRPDLIINASAFTNVDLCESERQNAWLVNVRLVENIADAARVFDSYVIHISTDYVFDGVRGPYYETDKTNPVSYYGRTKLASENALRISGVPHTILRTNVLYGLFPGGKLDFVRWVVNSVRKGETIRIVTDQINNPTFVDDLVFAIEQVFTFRRQGIYHTGGMDFLSRYDFTLRIAEIFNLDTSYIKAIKTEDLNQPARRPLKSGLYTIKAQSEFSYRPHTLDDSLHLMKKILEQ, from the coding sequence ATGGATCAAATTGTTTTTAAGACCCGGATACTGATATTCGGTGCGAACGGCTCACTCGGGCGCAGGTGTGCCGAGGTCTTTCAGGCCCGGCCTGATATTGAGCTGCTTTTATGTTCAGCAAACGACCGCGGGTTGTTCCCCTTCGGGCAGTTCGTTCAGGCAGATGCCACAAAGCCGGAGGAAGTGAAGAAAATTGTGGCGTCTTTCAGGCCAGACCTCATAATTAACGCCTCGGCGTTTACCAATGTGGATTTGTGTGAATCAGAGAGACAAAATGCCTGGCTGGTAAATGTCCGTCTGGTGGAAAACATAGCCGATGCAGCCAGAGTATTCGACAGTTACGTTATTCATATTTCAACGGATTATGTATTCGACGGAGTGAGGGGCCCCTACTATGAAACTGATAAAACCAACCCGGTTTCTTATTATGGCCGTACCAAACTTGCCAGTGAAAACGCCTTACGGATCAGCGGAGTGCCTCATACAATACTGAGAACAAACGTCCTGTACGGATTATTTCCGGGGGGTAAACTTGATTTTGTGCGCTGGGTGGTTAACTCCGTCCGCAAGGGGGAAACTATCAGAATCGTTACGGATCAGATTAATAATCCAACTTTTGTGGATGACCTTGTTTTTGCGATTGAGCAGGTATTTACCTTCCGCAGGCAGGGAATTTATCATACCGGGGGAATGGATTTCCTGAGCCGGTATGATTTCACTCTCCGGATCGCGGAGATATTTAATCTTGATACTTCATATATAAAGGCCATCAAAACCGAAGATCTGAATCAGCCGGCAAGGCGTCCCCTGAAATCAGGTTTATATACCATTAAAGCACAGTCGGAGTTCAGCTACCGGCCACACACGCTCGATGACTCTCTTCATCTGATGAAAAAAATTCTGGAGCAGTAA
- a CDS encoding alpha-glucosidase C-terminal domain-containing protein, whose product MLRLAAFLFLVIPLFSQYAPPHWSKGIIWYQIFPERFFNADTLNDPTADKVLINSKKSKEGWKVTPWTSSWFAESEWEKLQSGNLREHFTDRRYGGDIEGIIRKLEYLQRTGVKGIYLNPVFEAVSMHKYDGSTFHHIDVNFGPDPEGDKKLIASENPADPKTWVWTSADKLFLELIRQVHARNMYIIIDGVFNHCGEQFWAFQDVMKNQEKSPYKDWFRISAYDDPSTSSNEFDYKGWWGIKSLPEFARTETNLAPPVKDYIFSATRRWMDPDGDGDPKDGINGWRLDVARDVPIGFWREWSSIVRSINKESLIIGELWELSPDFVSKEGVFDGLMNYNFAFAVNDFFIADRKKITATAFVNALKSIDSVYPGENLHVLQNLITSHDTERLSSLIQNPDRQYDRDADYRNNSYNPGQPSREVYEMQKLIAAFQMTYRGAPMIYYGDEVGMWGADDPHCRKPMLWDGMEYDAEEITAVTGFSKGWGVYKVSVNKDLYYRYMHLMRIRNSSNALRYGTLEFIYVNDKTRTFGFKREHGDEKYFVFFNLSDEQDVIEIPVTEKTVRDIFSGEKLTPRNKKLRFVLWGKSFAIYNIGKEE is encoded by the coding sequence TTGTTACGATTAGCAGCATTTCTTTTTCTTGTAATTCCCCTTTTTTCACAATACGCACCACCCCACTGGAGCAAAGGAATTATCTGGTATCAGATTTTTCCTGAAAGATTTTTTAATGCTGATACACTGAATGACCCCACTGCCGATAAAGTGCTTATCAACAGCAAAAAATCTAAAGAGGGCTGGAAAGTAACGCCATGGACTTCTTCCTGGTTTGCCGAATCTGAATGGGAAAAACTGCAGAGCGGCAATCTCCGCGAGCATTTTACTGACCGGAGGTACGGCGGTGATATTGAGGGAATCATCAGAAAACTTGAGTATCTTCAGAGGACAGGCGTTAAAGGAATCTATCTGAACCCTGTCTTTGAAGCAGTCTCCATGCATAAATATGACGGCTCAACCTTTCATCATATAGACGTGAACTTCGGCCCTGATCCTGAAGGGGATAAAAAGCTGATTGCATCAGAAAACCCTGCTGACCCGAAAACCTGGGTATGGACTTCCGCCGATAAACTGTTCCTTGAACTGATCAGACAGGTGCACGCACGGAATATGTATATCATCATTGACGGTGTGTTCAATCACTGCGGCGAGCAGTTCTGGGCATTTCAGGATGTTATGAAGAATCAGGAGAAATCGCCATACAAAGACTGGTTCAGAATTTCCGCCTACGACGATCCTTCAACATCATCAAACGAATTTGATTATAAGGGATGGTGGGGAATTAAATCACTTCCGGAATTCGCCCGGACCGAAACAAACCTGGCTCCCCCGGTAAAAGATTATATATTCAGCGCGACAAGACGGTGGATGGATCCTGACGGTGATGGTGACCCTAAGGACGGTATCAATGGATGGCGGCTTGATGTTGCACGCGATGTTCCCATAGGATTCTGGCGTGAATGGAGTTCCATAGTGAGAAGCATCAATAAAGAATCATTAATAATCGGCGAACTCTGGGAACTTTCACCTGACTTTGTTTCCAAAGAGGGGGTGTTTGACGGACTGATGAATTATAATTTTGCCTTTGCCGTGAATGACTTCTTCATCGCGGACAGGAAGAAAATCACCGCAACTGCGTTTGTGAATGCACTAAAAAGCATTGATTCTGTATATCCCGGAGAGAATCTGCATGTCCTGCAGAATTTAATAACATCACATGATACCGAGAGACTTTCTTCACTGATTCAGAATCCTGACAGACAGTATGACCGGGATGCTGATTACCGTAACAATAGTTACAATCCTGGTCAGCCCTCAAGGGAGGTTTATGAAATGCAAAAACTGATTGCTGCATTTCAGATGACTTACCGGGGTGCTCCGATGATTTATTACGGTGACGAAGTGGGAATGTGGGGCGCTGATGACCCCCACTGCCGCAAGCCGATGCTCTGGGACGGTATGGAATACGATGCAGAGGAGATTACCGCAGTAACCGGATTCAGCAAGGGATGGGGAGTTTATAAGGTCTCCGTTAATAAGGATTTGTATTACCGATATATGCATCTTATGAGAATCAGGAACAGCAGCAATGCACTCCGTTACGGCACTTTAGAATTTATCTATGTAAATGATAAGACCAGGACCTTCGGCTTTAAGCGTGAGCATGGAGATGAAAAATACTTCGTATTTTTTAATCTTTCCGATGAACAGGATGTCATTGAGATTCCCGTTACCGAAAAGACCGTAAGGGATATTTTCTCAGGTGAAAAACTCACTCCACGGAATAAGAAACTCCGTTTTGTCCTTTGGGGAAAATCTTTCGCTATTTACAATATCGGTAAAGAGGAATAG
- a CDS encoding ArsC family transcriptional regulator, translating into MNIQIFGTKKCKESAKAERYFKERRIQFHYRNLAEKGISKGELDSIAAVYSLEELMDTEGSQYKKRNLAYIRHDREYELLNDPLLFKTPIVRNGRKVTVGYQPDVWKQWIEEN; encoded by the coding sequence CTGAACATACAGATATTCGGAACAAAGAAGTGCAAGGAATCCGCCAAAGCCGAGAGGTACTTTAAGGAACGGCGAATTCAGTTTCATTACCGTAATCTTGCTGAAAAAGGTATTAGCAAAGGGGAACTTGACAGCATCGCTGCGGTATATTCACTTGAAGAACTGATGGACACCGAAGGAAGCCAGTATAAAAAACGAAATCTGGCATATATCCGTCATGACCGGGAATATGAACTTCTGAATGATCCCCTGCTCTTTAAAACACCTATCGTCCGTAATGGCAGAAAAGTCACTGTTGGTTATCAGCCGGATGTATGGAAACAGTGGATCGAAGAGAATTAG
- a CDS encoding choice-of-anchor D domain-containing protein — protein MKRVLMLYAVLALFSSGLQAQIFEPEGLNLPGNWNGWTNPPAANSVFGSYTQVSGGKVIKIQTGTPRWQTTIKVAESGGDIQGESYEFLFTSGPVNNSYNNSWRKTSTVAFDLLQTYDRYGSGGTNFNNQITVDNGFWYVMNWEDKGYTENTQAIFMRLSAEPSNILSTTHSAMSGSDATVTVVLDKIPATEEKIFVRYTTDNFSTSTVVQATGTGTSYTATIPAAFVNGGEDNKYYAFTTTVSAPTGANADMVTIKNTVANRLVIGTGWHIKINAATGTLSDTTAMAGQSPFATDGYDSGIDIPKPPAPQSNFIEVFFPHAGWSAVLGNRYMRDIRALKSLDEDSEQWDFSVNTDKVNQEVTLTFTEFLTIPSEYDITLVDISGETEQDLRQNPVYTYNSGQGGEKDFYLIIGYQPTPPQITANPESLDFGEVKQTQSKTERIVIGNSGEQNLVISSLSVQGVGFSNLDMTTWTIEPGDTVHLPVVFSPALIAPYTGSVVIGSNSFENGELTIPLSGTGIELPIVIGSDTELLNFNGVKVTQTKTETITISNTGEGTLDVTGVSISGSEVFTVTSATSFTVAPGESQEVSITFAPTEVTLYSATVTFTSNATNNGSLEVDLAGEGITLPINITADPASLSFGSVKIGQTKTLEVVIANPEGEGDLEIDDITSGASVYTVEEVVFPLIIAPNQSVELSVTFSPTEIGTFLSELTFVSNATNVLGSFTVGLSGEGTALVPNGTIDPAEVSFGNIPVGMYETADITISNTGGDITLSIDEPTFTGTGFSLDYSGEFPVLIEPDASHTFSLKFKPAALGEFAGVVTFPGNNPEVLTVSLSGTGTKIDIGTFVPAGWNLLSVPVNPDDASPASIFGDDFTTYFLFQYSNTGGYSVPSAVSNGHGYWFGVETEGDLDVFGTGNVGIIEKPLVPGWNISATPFLLGYPTSLVRFKKGELNLSAEEAAQAGWIQNVYYGYGDGVYFPSFFLDIWNGYWFSVLEEGVSAVYDESNAVIPQDAPKDKQPAETESDINNWAVPIIATTGTVSDNLLVFGASQNATDGFDAVFDYAKPPVSPAPEAVTTYFEQSGWSQYFSKFGSDIRAKYQFPDAGKSWNFRVMSKTSGEVTLTWNDITSLIPEEIRNNYYFRMTGAGIPSIIDMLTVTSVTFNAEAGVVYNFSINSTLTSLEDDLDAPKEFSLGQNFPNPFNPSTSIQYNVKEASQVTLKVYDMIGNEVAILVNEVKPAGSYTVSFDASQLSSGVYLYKMTAGNFVQTRKLVLMK, from the coding sequence ATGAAGCGTGTGTTAATGTTATATGCGGTGCTTGCTCTGTTTAGCTCAGGGTTACAGGCACAGATTTTTGAACCGGAGGGATTAAACCTGCCCGGAAACTGGAATGGATGGACGAATCCGCCTGCTGCAAATTCCGTATTTGGAAGTTATACCCAAGTGAGTGGCGGAAAAGTTATTAAGATACAAACAGGTACGCCAAGATGGCAAACAACAATTAAGGTAGCGGAATCTGGAGGAGATATTCAGGGGGAATCGTATGAATTCTTATTTACATCCGGACCTGTAAATAATTCATATAACAACTCCTGGCGTAAAACAAGCACTGTTGCATTTGATCTACTTCAGACCTACGATAGATATGGCAGTGGTGGGACTAACTTTAACAATCAAATTACCGTAGACAACGGATTCTGGTATGTCATGAACTGGGAGGATAAGGGATATACAGAAAATACTCAGGCAATCTTCATGAGACTTTCCGCTGAGCCTTCAAATATCCTATCCACAACTCATTCAGCGATGTCAGGTTCGGACGCAACAGTTACAGTTGTTCTTGACAAAATACCCGCAACAGAAGAAAAAATCTTTGTGCGATATACAACCGATAATTTTTCCACCTCAACAGTAGTTCAGGCAACCGGAACCGGAACATCATACACAGCAACCATACCGGCTGCTTTTGTAAACGGCGGCGAAGATAATAAGTATTATGCATTTACCACCACTGTTTCTGCCCCGACCGGTGCAAATGCAGATATGGTTACAATTAAAAATACGGTTGCAAATCGTTTAGTTATTGGAACCGGCTGGCACATAAAAATTAATGCAGCAACTGGCACTCTTTCAGATACTACCGCTATGGCCGGGCAGTCTCCTTTCGCCACAGACGGTTATGATTCAGGTATTGATATACCAAAGCCGCCGGCACCCCAGTCAAACTTTATCGAAGTATTTTTCCCTCATGCCGGCTGGAGCGCAGTACTTGGCAACAGATATATGAGAGATATCCGCGCTCTGAAATCGCTTGATGAGGATTCTGAGCAGTGGGATTTCTCCGTTAATACTGATAAGGTAAATCAGGAGGTAACACTTACTTTCACTGAATTCCTTACTATACCTTCGGAATATGATATTACACTTGTTGATATATCAGGAGAAACCGAACAGGATCTCAGACAGAATCCTGTATACACCTATAACTCCGGCCAGGGGGGGGAGAAAGATTTTTATCTGATCATCGGTTATCAGCCAACACCTCCGCAGATTACTGCAAATCCGGAATCATTAGATTTCGGTGAAGTAAAACAGACTCAAAGCAAAACCGAGCGAATTGTTATCGGAAACTCAGGCGAGCAGAATCTTGTAATTTCATCGCTGAGTGTACAGGGAGTGGGATTTAGCAATCTCGATATGACTACCTGGACCATTGAACCGGGTGATACTGTTCATCTACCTGTGGTATTTAGTCCGGCTCTGATTGCTCCATATACAGGAAGTGTTGTTATCGGCAGCAACTCATTTGAAAACGGTGAGCTGACAATACCCCTTTCCGGTACAGGAATTGAGCTTCCGATAGTAATTGGAAGTGATACCGAACTGCTTAATTTTAACGGAGTAAAGGTTACTCAGACAAAAACTGAAACAATTACAATCTCCAATACCGGTGAAGGAACACTGGATGTAACCGGAGTTTCAATTTCAGGGTCTGAAGTGTTTACGGTTACCAGTGCAACATCATTCACCGTTGCGCCGGGTGAGTCACAAGAAGTTTCGATTACCTTTGCTCCGACAGAGGTTACCCTCTACTCAGCAACGGTTACTTTTACCAGCAATGCAACCAACAATGGCTCGCTGGAAGTTGATCTTGCTGGTGAAGGTATTACTCTTCCCATCAATATAACTGCAGATCCGGCCAGTCTTTCATTCGGATCAGTAAAGATTGGACAGACAAAAACTCTTGAAGTTGTTATCGCAAATCCTGAAGGTGAAGGTGATCTGGAGATAGATGATATTACTTCAGGTGCTTCCGTATATACTGTGGAAGAAGTAGTTTTCCCTCTGATTATTGCTCCGAACCAGTCGGTTGAACTTTCTGTAACGTTCTCGCCGACTGAAATAGGAACCTTTTTAAGCGAACTGACCTTCGTGAGCAACGCAACGAATGTTCTTGGCAGCTTTACCGTTGGGCTCTCAGGTGAGGGTACAGCGCTGGTTCCTAACGGAACAATTGATCCTGCTGAAGTGTCATTTGGCAACATCCCTGTGGGTATGTATGAAACGGCTGATATCACAATTTCAAATACCGGCGGTGATATAACGCTGTCAATAGACGAGCCAACATTTACCGGAACCGGTTTTTCTCTCGACTATAGCGGAGAGTTCCCGGTTTTAATTGAACCAGACGCAAGCCATACTTTCTCCCTTAAATTTAAGCCGGCTGCACTTGGTGAATTTGCTGGTGTGGTAACATTCCCAGGCAATAATCCTGAGGTTCTGACGGTATCCCTCAGCGGTACAGGTACCAAGATTGATATTGGAACGTTTGTACCAGCCGGATGGAATCTGTTATCAGTTCCGGTTAATCCCGATGATGCATCTCCTGCTTCAATCTTTGGTGATGACTTCACGACCTACTTCCTCTTCCAGTATAGCAATACAGGGGGATATAGTGTTCCCTCCGCAGTGAGTAACGGACATGGTTACTGGTTTGGTGTTGAAACAGAAGGTGACCTTGATGTATTCGGTACAGGTAATGTAGGAATCATTGAAAAACCACTTGTACCCGGCTGGAATATCTCAGCTACACCGTTCCTGCTCGGATATCCGACTTCGCTTGTGCGATTCAAAAAAGGTGAGCTTAATTTAAGCGCTGAAGAAGCCGCTCAGGCAGGCTGGATTCAGAATGTTTATTACGGCTACGGAGATGGTGTATATTTCCCCTCATTTTTCCTTGATATATGGAATGGTTACTGGTTCTCCGTACTTGAAGAAGGAGTGAGCGCGGTTTACGACGAAAGTAATGCAGTGATTCCGCAGGATGCTCCTAAAGACAAACAGCCGGCAGAAACCGAATCCGATATCAACAACTGGGCAGTACCCATTATTGCAACAACAGGAACGGTAAGTGATAATTTGCTGGTATTTGGCGCAAGCCAGAACGCTACTGACGGTTTTGACGCAGTGTTTGACTATGCAAAACCGCCGGTATCTCCCGCTCCTGAAGCAGTAACCACGTACTTTGAACAGTCAGGCTGGTCACAGTACTTCTCAAAGTTCGGCTCGGATATCCGCGCTAAATATCAGTTCCCTGATGCAGGAAAGAGCTGGAATTTCAGAGTAATGTCCAAAACCTCAGGAGAAGTAACACTGACATGGAATGATATAACTTCACTGATCCCTGAAGAAATCAGAAATAATTATTATTTCAGAATGACCGGTGCTGGTATTCCTTCCATTATTGATATGCTTACGGTTACCTCGGTGACCTTCAATGCAGAAGCAGGCGTTGTGTATAATTTTTCGATAAACTCAACACTTACTTCACTTGAAGATGACTTAGATGCTCCGAAGGAGTTTTCGCTTGGCCAGAACTTCCCGAATCCGTTCAACCCGTCAACTTCCATTCAGTATAACGTTAAGGAAGCCTCCCAGGTTACCCTTAAAGTATATGATATGATCGGGAACGAGGTTGCAATACTGGTTAATGAAGTAAAGCCGGCAGGCAGCTACACTGTGAGTTTTGATGCTTCACAGCTTTCATCAGGAGTATATCTCTATAAGATGACCGCAGGAAACTTTGTTCAGACCAGAAAACTTGTTCTGATGAAGTAA
- a CDS encoding threonine aldolase family protein, whose translation MNYIDLRSDTITRPSPGMRKAMAEAEVGDDVFREDPTLNELQAYAADLLGKEAALYVPSGVMGNQLCLNILTRPGDEVICEYDAHIFNYESGSPAALSGITLHPLKGSYGELDPQQVESVIHPSYAYYMTKSRVIAVENTHNRAGGTVISLENIRALKDVAERNGLFFHLDGARLWNASVASGISVKEYASFFDTVSVCLSKGLGAPVGSIIAGSKDLMQEAFRKRKAWGGGMRQAGILGAAGLYALKNNIGRMKEDHEKARILADVINSLPYVEIDMKAVQTNILLFKPLKMTVQETIAKAKELGVLFSPGKVDSVRAITHLDVSFEEVNLAAKIIEKLFG comes from the coding sequence ATGAACTATATTGATTTAAGAAGCGACACCATCACCCGCCCTTCCCCCGGAATGAGAAAAGCCATGGCAGAAGCCGAAGTCGGGGATGATGTCTTCCGCGAAGACCCCACTCTGAATGAACTGCAGGCCTATGCCGCTGATTTACTGGGGAAGGAAGCTGCCCTTTATGTACCCAGCGGTGTGATGGGAAACCAGCTCTGTCTGAACATTCTCACCAGACCCGGCGATGAAGTAATCTGTGAGTATGATGCACACATTTTTAACTATGAATCCGGCTCCCCCGCTGCCCTCAGCGGTATTACCCTGCATCCCTTAAAAGGAAGTTATGGTGAACTTGATCCGCAGCAGGTTGAATCGGTTATTCACCCCTCCTATGCTTACTACATGACCAAAAGCCGTGTCATCGCCGTGGAAAATACCCATAACCGGGCAGGCGGCACGGTTATCTCACTTGAAAATATCAGAGCTTTGAAAGATGTTGCTGAGAGGAACGGCCTGTTCTTTCATCTTGACGGTGCCAGGTTGTGGAATGCCTCAGTGGCATCAGGTATCAGTGTAAAGGAATATGCTTCCTTCTTTGATACCGTTTCAGTATGTCTTTCCAAAGGACTGGGTGCTCCTGTTGGTTCAATCATTGCCGGAAGCAAAGATCTGATGCAGGAAGCATTCCGTAAAAGAAAAGCCTGGGGCGGCGGCATGAGGCAGGCAGGCATTCTCGGAGCGGCAGGACTCTATGCCCTTAAAAACAATATCGGGCGGATGAAAGAAGATCATGAGAAAGCCAGGATTCTCGCTGATGTAATTAACTCTCTTCCTTATGTTGAAATTGACATGAAGGCAGTGCAGACCAATATCCTTCTTTTCAAACCGCTGAAGATGACCGTTCAGGAAACTATCGCGAAAGCAAAAGAACTGGGCGTACTCTTCTCCCCGGGAAAGGTTGATTCAGTCCGAGCCATTACCCATCTTGATGTATCGTTTGAGGAAGTAAATCTCGCGGCAAAAATTATTGAGAAACTGTTCGGGTAA
- a CDS encoding acyl-CoA thioesterase yields MKETTDLNLFRHETRVTVRFHEVDMLGVCNNAVYINYFEQARLQYIKDLGLVPDQGLFAENNFYMVRNEINYRSHSHFDDELIIHSRISYIGNSSYGFEHLVTNAKTGKLIADGKGVIVQVSKPDETPVPLSQKFRDTVTGYEKHVSVKGG; encoded by the coding sequence ATGAAAGAGACGACCGATCTGAATCTGTTCCGCCATGAGACCCGTGTTACCGTCCGCTTCCATGAGGTGGATATGCTGGGGGTCTGCAACAATGCCGTATATATCAACTATTTTGAGCAGGCACGGCTGCAGTATATCAAAGACCTCGGGCTGGTGCCTGATCAGGGGCTCTTTGCCGAAAATAATTTCTATATGGTGCGTAATGAAATCAACTACCGGAGCCACTCTCACTTTGATGATGAACTGATTATTCACAGCCGCATCAGTTATATCGGGAACTCCTCATACGGGTTTGAGCATCTGGTCACCAATGCAAAAACCGGGAAACTGATAGCAGACGGCAAGGGAGTGATTGTGCAGGTCTCAAAGCCGGATGAAACGCCGGTTCCCCTCTCGCAGAAGTTCAGGGATACCGTCACCGGATACGAAAAACACGTCAGCGTAAAAGGAGGATAA
- a CDS encoding ribonuclease H-like domain-containing protein — translation MRRAVIDIETAGYNFEELSESQQEYILRDAMKERDETLREQKSEEAKKWLSLYPLSSRCVVIGIRDIDHGVSYIYYESPELKEFTEEETGYKYKGLPEKEMLESFWKFIKNFNQIITFNGRGFDLPFLMVRSAVLRVKPSRNFVGNRYDSSSHIDLLEQFSFYGLTKRFNMDFYCHAFGIETPKSKEISGNNVKEFYDRGDVMEIAKYNARDLIATEELYRVWNEYLNLR, via the coding sequence ATGCGCAGAGCCGTTATTGACATAGAAACCGCCGGATACAATTTTGAAGAGCTCTCAGAAAGCCAGCAGGAGTATATACTCCGGGACGCAATGAAGGAGAGGGATGAAACGCTCAGAGAACAGAAGTCCGAAGAGGCGAAAAAATGGCTCAGCTTATACCCCCTTTCAAGCCGGTGCGTGGTTATCGGGATACGGGATATTGATCACGGAGTCTCATATATATATTATGAATCGCCCGAACTGAAGGAGTTTACTGAAGAAGAGACTGGATATAAATACAAAGGACTCCCCGAAAAGGAGATGCTTGAGTCTTTCTGGAAATTTATCAAAAATTTTAATCAGATTATAACCTTTAATGGCAGGGGTTTTGACCTCCCTTTCCTGATGGTCAGATCTGCCGTTCTCCGTGTAAAACCAAGCCGTAACTTTGTCGGCAACCGCTACGATTCCTCCTCCCACATTGACCTTCTTGAGCAGTTCAGTTTTTACGGACTGACCAAACGATTCAATATGGATTTCTACTGCCATGCATTCGGTATTGAGACTCCAAAAAGCAAAGAGATATCAGGGAATAATGTTAAGGAGTTTTATGACAGAGGGGATGTTATGGAGATAGCAAAATATAATGCCCGCGATCTGATTGCCACGGAAGAACTTTACCGTGTGTGGAATGAATATCTGAATCTCAGGTAA
- a CDS encoding WG repeat-containing protein, translating to MKAILIVLFLSVMISAQKPEIFYFMAMEEGKAGYQNAKGEWVIKPEYSFAGYFSEGLAAVSKDGKYGFIDKKNKFVIPLQFDAADEFSEGLARVMKNGKWGYIDKSGKFVIEPQYQLCYEFRGGYAHAQKKGMWGIIDKTGKFVIEPQFQDITGVGDGLFGFQKSYADKAGFMNLAGKTVITGDYNRVYAFNEGLAAVRTGDKWGFINAKGELVIEQKYNGAHNFYGGLASVKNEEGLWGFINQKGETVIPFRYYRHAMFRDGYAFVETASGYEYINMQGETVLRLK from the coding sequence ATGAAAGCCATTCTTATTGTTTTGTTTTTAAGCGTCATGATTTCCGCCCAGAAGCCTGAGATTTTCTATTTTATGGCTATGGAGGAGGGCAAAGCCGGTTATCAGAACGCAAAAGGGGAGTGGGTAATAAAACCGGAATACTCTTTTGCCGGATATTTTTCCGAAGGACTTGCTGCTGTAAGCAAGGATGGAAAATATGGCTTCATTGATAAGAAGAATAAATTCGTAATTCCGCTCCAGTTTGACGCGGCGGATGAATTTTCAGAGGGACTTGCCCGAGTGATGAAAAACGGAAAATGGGGCTACATTGATAAATCAGGAAAATTTGTCATTGAGCCTCAATATCAGCTTTGTTATGAATTTAGGGGCGGCTATGCCCATGCGCAAAAAAAAGGTATGTGGGGCATTATTGATAAAACAGGCAAGTTTGTCATTGAACCGCAGTTTCAGGATATCACCGGGGTTGGTGATGGTCTCTTTGGCTTCCAGAAAAGCTATGCCGATAAGGCCGGTTTCATGAACCTTGCCGGAAAAACAGTCATTACAGGCGACTATAACCGGGTGTATGCATTTAATGAAGGACTTGCCGCTGTACGCACAGGCGATAAGTGGGGATTCATTAATGCCAAGGGTGAATTGGTTATTGAACAGAAATATAACGGAGCACATAATTTTTACGGCGGGCTTGCATCAGTAAAAAATGAAGAAGGTTTATGGGGCTTCATTAATCAGAAAGGCGAAACGGTAATTCCCTTCAGATATTACCGGCATGCTATGTTCCGTGACGGTTACGCATTTGTGGAAACCGCTTCCGGATACGAATATATAAACATGCAGGGAGAGACGGTTCTCAGACTGAAATGA